The genomic stretch TTACCCGATTTTTGAAGGGTTATGCGACAGCCCCAAGAAAAACCCCGAAGGGATGCAATAACTTAGCCCGGGGTACCACCCCTGGAAAGTGAACGACAAAATGCGGAGCCCTGAAATGGTAAAATAAGAATTTCTACACAAACAAAAAGTTGTACCCTTTCAGGCTTTCAGGGTATAAAAATGAGATTTCGAGAGGTTTCACCCCTCGCTATGTAATGCGCCCACGCGGAATATAAAGATAGATAGTTTATTTACACCCAAATGACCTTTCAACTTATACCTCTCCGTACTCCCTTTGATTTACCTGCTTTAAAGTCATAATTTCGAATAATGATCAGCTGTTTCTTAACTTAATGACATTGGGTCTACCACCACAGGGGCCAATGAAAATTTGGCAGGCAGGTCAACATTTATAGTTATGCTAAAACCTCCAAAGTTCATCAATACCACTCATAGCCTTTTTCAAACTGCTCCTGACTTACCGGCAATCCTTCAAAGGATTTGTCATAATTCATATACAGATGCAGACGACACTTCTTTTCCCTACTGATGTCAAACATTTCTACGGGTAGATTTTCTTTTGAAATAGCATTTCCTTGAACATTAATGTATTGTAAATTCGGCATTCGCCCAAAAGCCTTGGGTAAGGTTTTTAGTTCATTTCCATCCATCGTTAAATTTCTCAGCTTTTGAAGCTTAACAATTTTTTCAGGAATTTCCGAAATTTGATTACCCCATAATTGGAGGTCTTCCAAAGTTTCGATCTCAAAGACATAATTAGGGATAGCCGTCAGTTTGTTATGTCCTAAATTCAAGCTTTTCAAGTTTTTGCAGTGTGCAATTTCCTTGGGGACAGGGATGGTTTTTGGTTTGCTATTGGGATTATAGACGCCCGTTCCTGGGCTGGCAAAAAACCTAAAATTCAACTCCTCCAAGGAATCTTGTTTCCCTAAATTGGGGGAAATGTAAGAGAGATGGTTGCAGTCCGTCATCCAAATTTTCTTGATCTTCATGGTGGAAATCTCATCTGGGATAGAATCGATGGAGTTTTTTGATAAAAAAAATTCTATGGCTGGGGAGTTAGGATCTTGCTTGATGATGGGAAACTTAGTGATTTTAGTTTTTTGTAAGTACAGTTTTTTAAGCTTGGGAAAATTCAATGGTGTTTGTATTACAGAAATAGGGTTATCTGCTAAGTCTATAACCTCTAATTGTTGCATTTTTAGAAGCTGTTGCGGGAAATGTTTAAAATTATTTTCTGATAAGAAAAATTTAGAGAGAGGCAGATTACATATCCAATCTGGTAATTCACTTAAGTTATCTCCATGTAAAAGCAACAAAACTTTTAATTTGCTAAAAGCAAGTAACTCAACAGGAATTTCACCATTAGATAGACTATCGATAGCAACTAATCTAACCAAACCATCTTCATTTTTTTCAAAATCAGCAAGGGGATGACGCTCTTTAATTGCTTTTATCGCCTTTAACTCTTTTTCATAAACCTCCTTAGATATTGTCCTTTTTTTCTCAGAATTACATGCAGAGGTGAATATCGTAAAAAGAACAAATACCAAGTAAATTACCTTATTCATCATCTTATTTATTGGTAGTGAAGTTAAAATAGTAAAAATCATACTGCTGGTGTAAATGGAAAAGTGGAAACAAAACCAATTGCTCAAAATCCCTGATTGTGAATTTTTTCTGTCTCACCCGCTCATTATCTAACTCCCCCCAAAACCCCTTCGGTCCCTCAGCTTTAAGGGCATATTTGGCATCCTCCGCACTAATAGTCATCAACTCACTCTCCATCTCTTTCCAAGTTGCCACCTCCGCATTTTCCTTAATGGGTCGGAAGAAGTTCTCAACAATTTTTTCCAATGAACTTTGGTGTTCCTTTTTGTAATGCTCCCATTGGGGATTGCTGGCATATGTTGGGTTTTGGGCTTGGTATGGGTCCCAGAATTGTGCTTTCATCATATCACGGTCGTATTTTTCGGCTTCTTGGTCTTTGAGGCCTTTGTTGTTTCTTTCTTGTTGGATTTTTTCAAAAAATTGATCCTTTTGGTCTTTGGCGTGTTTGCCCATGGCGCCACTAACGTAGGCATTATAGATGGTCGAGATATAGGAGAGCGTGTCGGTGGCGGGTTCAATATGAAAAACACGTTCATATTCCGCCTGGAAGTCCATGCCTCCTGCAAGGGAACCATAACCACCCTGCCAAAGGGTTCGCTTGGCTTTGATGTCAAGCGTGCCCGTGCCTCCTATTTCATAGAACTGGGGGATCAATTGCCCTTTTTCCAATACAAAGGTGGCGCTGAAGTTGATGGAGAGGTTGCCTTAATACTGTCGGCCATACCACCTATACCCCCTCTCAAATTGCTCCTGACTTACCGGTAAACCTTCAAATGATCTATCTTGAAACATATTAAGGAGTAGAGAACAACGTTTTTCCCTGCTGATGTCAAACATTTCTACGGGTAGATTTTCTTTTGAAATGGCATTACCCCAGACAGATATGGTTTCTAAATTTGGCATTTGCCCAAAGGCTTTAGGTAGGGTTTTCAGCTGATTATTTGTAACATAAATTCTTCTTAGCTTTTGAAGTTTGGAAATCTTTTCCGGAATTTCTGAAATCTTATTCCCTCTAAACCCCAAAATTTCCAGACTTGGGATCTCAAAAACATAATCTGGAATGCTTGTTAGCTCATTGTATTCCAAATCCAAATTTTTCAAATTTTTACAATGTTTTATTTCCTCAGGTATTGGAATTGTTCTTGGAATACTATTTCGATTGTAAAAAGCTGTCCCGAACTCCGCATTAAAACTAAAATTCAGTTCCTCTAAGGAATCTTGTTGCCCTAAATTGGGAGAAATATAAGTGAGTTGATTACAGTCTGTCATCCAAATTTTCTTGATCTTCATGGAGGAAATCTCATCTGGGATAGAATCGATGAGGGTTTCTGCTAAATGAAAATAAATAGCAGGTGAGTTTTCTTCTTGCTTGATGATGGGAAATTTGGAAATTTTTGTTCCTGGCATCCAGAACTTCTCCAACTTAGGAAAATAAAGTGTATCATCTATTGAACTTATAGGGTTCTCAGTCAAAACAATAAGTTCCAATTGGTTCATTTCCAAAAGTTGTTTAGGAAAATGCTTAAATTTATTTTTTCCTAAATAAACTTCTGTTATCGCTAATTTACTTATCCAAGGAGGTAACTCACTAAGGCTGCCATGTAATGAGATTGCCTTTAAATGTTTAAATTTCTTTATTTCCAAAGGGATCTCACCATCATGTAAACTATCTATAAATATATAATCGACAGTTCCTTTTTCAGTTTTGGTGAACTGCAGTGTCGGATGCTTTTCCATTAAAGAATTAATGATGCTTACTTCTTCCTCATCTACAAATTGGTCTTTTTTATCTGTTGAGCATGATAAACAAGCAAGTAAACCAATCAACAATACACTTAACTGCTTCATATTATTGCTTTTTAGTGGTGAAATTAAAATAGTAAAAGTCATATTGTTGATGCAGCTCAAACAACGGAAACAAAACCATTTCCTCAAATTCATTGATTGTAAATTTCTTAGTATATAAATCCCTATCTAATATTCTTCGCTCTCCCCAAAACCCCTTAGGCCCACCTTTCCCCAAAACATAATCTGCATCAACCGCACTAATCGTCATCAACTTGTCCTCCATCTCTTCCCACTTTTCAACCTCCGCATTTTCCTTAATCGGTCGGAAGAAATTCTCAATGATGTTTTCCAATGAGCCTTGGTGTTGCTTTTTGTAGTGCTCCCATTGGGGATTGCTGGCATATGTTGGGTTTTGGGCTTGGTATTGGTCCCAGAATTGTGCTTTCATCATATCACGGTCGTATTTTTCGGCTTCTTGGTCTTTGAGGCCTTTGCTGTTTCTTTCTTGTTGGATTTTTTCAAAAAATTGATCCTTTTGGTCTTTGGCGTGTTTGCCCATGGCGCCACTAACATAGGCATTATAGATGGTCGAGATATAGGAGAGCGTGTCGGTGGCGGGCTCAATATGAAAAACACGTTCATATTCGGCCTGGAAGTCCATGCCTCCTGCAAGGGAACCATAGCCACCCTGCCAAAGGGTTCGCTTGGCTTTGATGTCAAGCGTGCCCCTGCCTCCTATTTCGTAGAACTGGGGGATCAACTGCCCTTTTTCCAAAACAAAGGTGGCGTTGAAGTTGATGGAGAGGTTGCCTTAATACTGTCGGCCATACCACCTATACCCCCTCTCAAATTGCTCCTGACTTACCGGTAAACCTTCAAATGATCTATCTTGAAACATATTAAGGAGTAGAGAACAACGTTTTTCCCTGCTGATGTCAAACATTTCTACGGGTAGATTTTCTTTTGAAATGGCATTGCCCCAAACTGAAATGGTTTCTAAGTTGGGCATTTGCCCAAAAGATCTCGGAAAAGTTTTGAGGTTATTGTTAGGCAGATAAATATCTTTTAATTTTTGAAGCTTCACAATTTTCTCAGGAATTTCCGAAATCTGATTATCCCACAATTCTAAATTTTCCAAGCTTTCAATTTCAAAAACATAATCAGGGATGGCTGTCAGTTTGTTATGTCCTAAATTCAAGCTTTTCAAGTTTTTGCAGTGCGCAATTTCCTTTGGTACAGGCACCGTTTTGGGTTTGCTATTGGGATTATAGACACCCGTACCCGGACTGGCAAAGAACCTAAAGTTCAACTCTTCCAAGGAATCTTGTTTTCCTAAATTAGGGGAAATGTAAGTGAGTTTGTTACAGTCCGTCATCCAAATTTTCTTGATCTTCATGGAGGAAATTTCATCAGGGATAGAATCGATAAGAGTCTCTTTAAAATGGAAATCTATGGCTGGGGAGTTAGGATCTTGCCTGATGATGGGGAATTTGGAAATTTTTGTCCCTGGCATCCAAAGCATTTTTAAATTAGGAAGATCTAAGTCAAAATCAATAGAAGATATAGGGTTGTCTCCTAAATGTATTCCCTCCAACTTTTTCATTTTTAGTAGTTGTTGAGGAAATTCGCTAAGATTATTATTAGGTAAGTATATTTTACGGAGAGGTAGTTCGCTAATCCATTCAGGCAATGCGCTTAAATCAGTTCCATCCACAAGTAAAATTTCTATTTTTTTGAAAAACAGCAATTCTTTTGGTAGTCTACCATTATTTAGACTATCAAAATACACTACATTTACTAAGCCATTCTCGTCTTTTTCAATATCTGCGTTAGGGATTTTCTTAAGGATTGCTTTTATAGCATTTCCTTCCATTTCAAGGTATACTGGAGGAATACTAATTTTATCTTCTGGGTTGCATGAGCAGATAAAAAACGCAAATAGAGTGATAATCAAATATTTAATTTTACTCATCGACTTATTTTTTAGTAGTGAAATTGAAATAGTAGAAGTCGTATTGCTGATGTAAATGAAAGAGAGGGTATAGTACGGTTTCCTCAAACTCAACAATGCTAAATTTCTTTTTATCAATTATTGAACCTTCCAATTTCCGCTCTCCCCAAAACCCCTTAGGCCCACCTTTCCCCAAAACATAATCTGCATCAACCGCACTAATTGTCATCAACTCACTCTCCATCTCTTTCCAAGTTGCCACCTCCGCATTTTCCTTAATGGGTCGGAAGAAATTTTCAATGATTTTTTCCAATGAGCCTTGATGCTCCTTTTTGTAGTACTCCCATTGGGGGTTGGAGGCGTATGTTGGGTTTTGAGCTTGGTATGGGTCCCAGAATTGTGCTTTCATCATATCACGGTCGTATTTTTCGGCTTCTTGGTCTTTGAGGCCTTTGCTGTTTCTTTCTTGTTGGATTTTTTCAAAAAATTGATCCTTTTGGTCTTTGGCTCCTTTAGCCATGGCGCCACTAACGTAGGCGTTATAGATGGTCGAGATGTAGGAGAGCGTGTCGGTGGCGGGCTCAATATGAAAAACACGTTCATATTCCGCCTGAAAGTCCATGCCTCCTGCAAGGGAGCCATAGCCACCCTGCCAAAGGGTTCGCTTGGCTTTGATGTCAAGCGTGCCCGTGCCTCCTATTTCATAGAACTGGGGGATCAACTGCCCTTTTTCCAAAACAAAGGTGGCGCTGAAGTTGATGGAGAGGTTGCCTTAATACTGTCGGCCATACCACCTATACCCCCTCTCAAATTGCTCCTGACTTACCGGCAAGCCCTCATAAGATTTATCATTACTCATATACAAAAGCAAGGCGCATTTCTTTTCCCTGTTGATGTCGAACATTTCTACGGGTAGATTTTCTTTTGAAATGGCATTTCCCCAGACTGATATGGTTTCTAAATTTGGCATTTGCCCAAAAGATCTCGGAAAAGTTTTGAGGTTATTGTTAGGCAGATAAATATCTTTTAATTTTTGAAGCTTCACAATTTTCTCAGGAATTTCCGAAATCTGATTATCCCACAATTCTAAATTTTCCAAGCTTTCAATTTCAAAAACATAATCAGGGATGGCTGTCAGTTTGTTGTGCCCCAAATTCAAGCTTTTCAAGTTTTTGCAGTGTGCAATTTCCTTGGGTACAGGCACCGTTTTGGGTTTGCTATTAGGGTTAAAAACACCCGTACCCGGACTGGCAAAGAATCTGAAATTCAGTTCTTCTAAGGAATCTTGTTTTCCTAAATTAGGGGTAATGTAAGTGAGTTGGTTGCAGTCTGTCATCCATATTTTCTTGATTCTCATGGAGGAAATTTCATCTGGAATAGAGTCGATGGGGGTTTCTGCTAAGTGAAAATCTATGGATGGGGAGTTGGGTTCTTGCTTGATGATGGGAAATTTGGTGATTTTTGTCCCTGGCATCCAAAACTGTTTTAATTTGGGGAAGTTGAGAGTTTCGTTTACTGAACTAATAGGATTGTCATTTAATACGATAACCTCTAAAAGGGTCATGTTCAACAACTGATCAGGAAATTGATTAAATCTATTATTTGGTAGATAGATACTTTTTAATGGTAATTTGCTAATCCATTCGGGTAGTTCACTTATTTCACCGTCATAAAGCATAAGCATTTTCAAAGAATCAAACAGCTGTAAATCAACAGGTACCTCACCATTTCTTAGGCTATCGATATAAATATCACATACTAAACCGTTATCATCTTTGTAAATTTTAGCATTTCCATATTTACTCTGTATTCTTTCTATAACCCTTTGTTCTTTATCATAAATATCCTGAGGTATATCTACATTCTTTTCGGGTTCACCACATGAGAGAAAAAGAATAAATGGGATGATAATGAAATTTTTTATATCACTCATCGTCTTATTTTTTAGTAGTGAAATTGAAATAATAGAAATCATACAGCTGCTGTAAATGGAAGAGAGGAAACAAAACTAAAGTTTCAAACTCCTCTACTGTAAATCTCTTAGCCTTAATCATTTTGCTATCAAATCTACGCTCTCCCCAAAACGCCTTCGGCCCTTTCGCTTTAAGCGCATATTCGGCATCAACCGCACTAATCGTCATCAACTCACTCTCCATCTCTTCCCACGATTCAACCTCCGCATTTTCCTTAATCGGTCGGAAGAAATTCTCAATGATCTTTTCCAATGAGCCTTGGTGTTCCTTTTTGTAGTGTTCCCATTGGGGATTGCTGGCGTATGTTGGGTTTTGGGCTTGGTATGGGTCCCAGAATTGTGCTTTCATCATATCACGGTCGTATTTTTCGGCTTCTTGGTCTTTGAGGCCTTTGTTGTTTCTTTCTTGTTGGATTTTTTCAAAAAATTGATCCTTTTGGTCTTTGGCGTGTTTGCCCATGGCGCCACTAACGTAGGCATTATAGATGGTCGAGATATAGGAGAGCGTGTCGGTGGTTCATTAGTTCAAGCGTCCCGCTTGGACTAATTTCTGATCCAAGCGTGATGCTTGAACCAGAGTAAACTGGTTGATTCAGAGGCTACCCTAATACCACTCATACCCCTTCTCAAATTGCTCCTGACTTACCGGCAAACCTTCAAAGGATTTATCATAAAACATGTACAAATGCAAGTAGCATTTCTTTTCCCTACTGATGTCGAACATTTCTACAGGTAGATTTTCTTTTGAAATGGCATTCCCCCAAACAGAAATGGTTTCTAAATTCGGCATTTGCCCAAAGGATTTAGGTAGGTTTCTCAACTGATTATTTGTAACATATATTCTTCTTAACTTTTGAAGTTTGGAAATCTTTTCCGGAATTTCTGAAATCTTATTCCCTCTAAAGCCCAAAACTTCCAAGCTTGGAATTTCAAAAACATAATCTGGAATGCTTGTTAGCTCATTGTATTCCAAATCCAAATTCTTCAAATTTTTACAATCCCTTATTTCCTCAGGTATTGGAATTGTTCTTGGAATACTATTTCTATTGTAAAAAGCTGTCCCGAACTCCGCATTAAAACTAAAATTCAGTTCCTCTAAGGAATCTTGTTTTCCTAAATTAGGGGAAATGTAGGTGAGTTGATTACAGTCTGTCATCCAAATTTTCTTGATCTTCATGGAGGAAATCTCATCTGGGATAGAATCGATAGCAGTTTCAGCTAAGTGAAAGTAAATCGCAGGAGAGTTAGGATCTTGCTTGATGATGGGAAACTTGGTGATTTTAGTTACAGGCATATAAAGCACCTTTAAATTGGGGAAATACAAAGTATCATCAATTATTTCAATTGGGTTATTTCTTAACTGGATAGCCTCTAAGCTATTCATTTTTAGAAGCTGTTTAGGGAAGGACTCAAAGTCATTATCCCCCAAATAAATTTGAATTAACCGTAACTCACTTATCCAATTCGGTAAGTCACTTAAATTTCCATCCATCAGTAAAATTTTTAAAGAGTCAAATAATTGTAACTCGGTTGGTACTTCACCATTGGTTAGACTATCAAGAGATACTTTGTAAACAAGATCATTATCATCTTTGTATATTGAGGCATTAGAATGCAATTTCTTTATAATTTCTATTGCCTTTTGTTCCTTATCATATACCTCTTGTGGTATATTTATTTTATTTTCGGAAATGCACGATGAGAATAATATCATCAAACAAGTGAAGACCATATATTTTGCCCTATTCATCACCTTAATGTTTAGTCGTGAAATTGAAGTAATAAAAATCATATTGTTGATGTAGATGAAAGAGAGGATACAATACCAATGCCTCAAATTCCTTAATAGTAAATTTCTTTTCTAACACCTCGTTTTCAAATATATTTTTACCTCCCCAAAACGCCTTAGGCCCACCTTTCCCCAAAACATAATCTGCATCATCCGCACTAATAGTCATCAACTCACTCTCCATCTCTTTCCAAGTTGCCACCTCCGCATTTTCCTTAATCGGTCGGAAGAAATTCTCAATGATGTTTTCCAATGAGCCTTGGTGTTGCTTTTTGTAGTGCTCCCATTGGGGATTGGAGGCGTATGTTGGGTTTTGGGCTTGGTATTGGTCCCAGAATTGTGCTTTCATCATATCACGGTCGTATTTTTCGGCTTCCTCATCTTTGAGGCCTTTGTTGTTTCTTTCTTGTTGGATTTTTTCAAAAAATTGATCCTTTTGGTCTTTGGCTTCTTTGGCCATGGCGCCACTAACGTAGGCGTTATAAATGGTCGAGATATAGGAGAGCGTGTCGGTGGCGGGCTCAATATGAAAAACACGTTCATATTCGGCCTGAAAGTCCATGCCTCCTGCAAGGGAACCATAGCCACCCTGCCAAAGGGTTCGCTTGGCTTTGATATCAAGCGTGCCCGTGCCTCCTATTTCATAGAACTGGGGGATCAACTGCCCTTTTTCCAAAACAAAGGTGGCGTTGAAGTTGATGGAGAGGTTGCCTCAATACTGTCGGCCATACCACCTATACCCCCTCTCAAATTGCTCCTGACTTACCGGCAAGCCCTCATAAGATTTATCATTACTCATATACAAAAGCAAGGCACATTTCTTTTCCCTTCTAATATCAAACATTTCTACGGGCAGATTTTCTTTTGAAATGGCATTTCCCCAAACTGAAATGGTTTCTAAGTTGGGCATTTTCCCAAAGGATTTAGGTAGGGTTTTCAGCTGATTATTTGTAACATAAATTCTTCTTAACTTTTGAAGTTTGGAAATCTTTTCCGGAATTTCTGAAATCTTATTCCCTCTAAAGCCCAAAATTTCCAAGCTTGGGATTTCAAAAACATAATCTGGAATGCTTGTTAGCTCATTGTATTCCAAATCCAAATTTTTCAAATTTTTACAATGTTTTATTTCCTCAGGTATTGGAATTGTTCTTGGAATACTATTTCGATTGTAAAAAGCTGTCCCGAACTCCGCATGAAAACTAAAATTTAATTCCTCCAATGAATCTTGTTGTCCTAAATTAGGGGATATGTAAGTGAGATTGTTGCAGTCCGACATCCAAATTCTTTTGATCTTCATGGAGGAAATTTCATCAGGGATAGAATCGATAAGAGTCTCTTTAAAATGGAAATCTATGGCTGGGGAGTTAGGATCTTGCCTGATGATGGGGAACTTGGTGATCTTGGTATTTGGCAACCAAAATGTTTGCAAGTTCGGGAAATAAAGTTGATCATCTATTGAAACAATTGGATTGCTCCTTAAAACTATAAGCGACAAACTACTCATACTTAGAAGCTGTTTTGGAAATTGATTGAAATTATTATTACCCAAATAAACTTCAGACAAAGGTAATTTACTAAACCATTCAGGTAGTTCACTCAATGAACCGTCATTAAATAATACAATTTTTAAATTATCAAAACGTTGTAACTCTATAGGTAACTCTCCATTAGATAGACTATCAATTGCAACCAAGGTAACAAAACCATTATCATCTTTTTCGAAGTCGGCATTAGGGTATTGTGCCTTTATAGCCTCGATCGCCTCTTGTTCCTTTTCATAAACTGCTTGAGGAATTTTACTATTTTCCCCGGAAGTACAAGATGAAATGATCATAAGAAAAATGGAGAAAATTAGGTGTTTTATTTTTCTGATCATCTTATTGCTTGGTTGTAAAATTGAAATAATAAAAATCATATTGTTGATGTAGATGAAAAAGTGGAAATAATACCAGTGTCTCAAATTCTTCAATAGTAAACTTTTTTATATTTATATCCGTTTTCGTGAAATTTCGCTCTCCCCAAAACCCCTTCGGTCCGCCTTTCCCCAAAACATAATCTGCATCAACCGCACTAATGGTCATCAATTCATCCTCCATCTCTTCCCACGATTCCACCTCCGCATTTTCCTTAATGGGTCGGAAGAAATTCTCAATGATTTTTTCCAATGAGCCTTGGTGTTCCTTTTTGTAGTGTTCCCATTGGGGATTGCTGGCATATGTTGGGTTTTGGGCTTGGTATGGGTCCCAGAATTGTGCTTTCATCATATCACGGTCGTATTTTTCAGCTTCTTGGTCTTTGAGGCCTTTGTTGTTTCTTTCTTGTTGGATTTTTTCAAAAAATTGATCCTTTTGGTCTTTGGCGTGTTTGCCCATGGCGCCACTAACGTAGGCATTATAGATGGTCGAGATATAGGAGAGCGTGTCGGTGGCGGGCTCAATATGAAAAACACGTTCATATTCCGCCTGGAAGTCCATGCCTCCTGCAAGGGAACCATAGCCACCCTGCCAAAGGGTTCGCTTGGCTTTGATATCAAGCGTGCCCGTGCCTCCTATTTCGTAGAACTGGGGGATCAATTGTCCCTTTTCCAAAACAAAGGTGGCGTTGAAGTTGATGGATAAATCACCTCCTATTCGATTTACCTTTTTGTTTTGGGCTTCATGCAATTGGTTAATGGCAATTGGCTTTTTCTGATATTTTTCAAATATATGTTGTTTGTTTTTCAGGTACGTTACATAGTTGCGCTTCGCCGCGCGCTCAAAACCATCCTGTTCCATATTGGGTAGCGCAAGTAAAGTCTGCCCCAAACCATTGTAACTGTTACCCAATAAGCTTAATAAATCCGTAAACAGCCCCTTACCTTTTAGTAAATCCTGAATCTGCCCGACCGTTTTTTTGATATTTTCAGCGAGATGGGCTACGCCATCTTTTGTTTTGGAGATTTGATCTTTGAAGGTCTTCAAATGTGTTTTCAAGGATTCCAAATCTGCCATATCTTTGAGTAGCCCAAACAAATCATCGAGTGAAATTTCCAAGGAAAACGTCAGGTACTGCCCATTATTGTCCTTATTGGCGTCATAGGCAATATTGGAATAGGTGATGTCCAAGGGACCAAAATTGGTCTGATAATTGGACACGATGGCTGCATTTGCAAATTCCGCAGACTGGTTTTTGCTATTTGTTCGGTTCACCTTTTGACCAATATAGCCTGGTGCAAGGGTTTCATGGCTGCTGATCATACTGCTGTTTTTGCCCAAGCCACTGTCTTTATAGGTGGCACTTAAGTTGGGCTCTTGCTGATTTTTGATCAGCTTGGGAGCCGTCATGGCATTTTTGCGAACGTCTTCATCATCAAAATACTGAATGAATTTAGGTAAATAGGCACCATTGCCCAATAGGGCGACATAAAGGTCATGGTTAAGGGCTGCCGCAAAATGATCGATATGGTCATAGGCATGGGTTTTTCCCATGATTTTAAAGGATTTGCTGGCCCTGAGTTGGGTAAAATACAAATCAAGGCCACCTTCGATTTCACCTTTGAGGGAGGTGGTGGCGGTAATGCCCAAATCGTAGCCCTGTTCGAGTGATGCCATGCTTCGGGCGGTCAGGCGAAGGTAGAGTACCAATAAAGCCCTGCCTTCGAGGTAAACGGCGAGATTGAAAGTCAGACTGCCACCGCCATATTCATGGTAGAGCGATTTTAATATTTTAGCAAAATCTTCGGGCTGATAATTCCCCGCATCAATCTGTAGATCCCCCAAGCTATTGACCCGAATGGCGGCCGATTGAATCTGACGCAATCGGCCATTGATCAGGTGATAGTACAAACTTTGGGCATACACCTGCTCTGCGGGCGCATGGATCACCTGCCCTACCCGTAGGATCGCCTTTACCCCATTATAATGGGTGATCATTCCACGGGAATCAATCTCTTCCCAACTGGGGTTATAATATTTTAAATCATCGATGGTGATGCCCCATTGTGCCGCAAGCGCAGAAAGACTGTCGCCCGCCTGCACCACATAGGCATAGAGCGGACTGCCCTCAGCACTGTGCTGAAATTTGACATAACTGCCGTTGGGCAATTGAGCGACCTGCAGATTCCAGTCCTGATCGGTATTGACCTGAAACTGATCGGTCAGCTCCTTAACACCTTCACCGTGGAGATCATAATCACGGGCAGTCAGGTAAGCCATTGCCGTCGCTAAGCTATCATTAGAAAGCGCATAGAGTGGCACACGATAAGACACATTGTTGCCTGCCAAACCGACGGTTTGCGGTATGAACTGTGTGCCTACTTGCAGTCTGGTCAGGTCTTTCAAATTATCGATGATCTCCCCCCCATAATTGTTTAGGTAGGCTTGCTTGAATGCGGCAATATTAGCCGGGTGCAATCGCAAGGATGCCAGGGTTGAAAAGAGCTCATACTGATCGACGACCTGCTTTTGGGAAGAGGCCTTATTTATTGCATTAAAGGCCCTATCGGCCAATTGCT from Persicobacter psychrovividus encodes the following:
- a CDS encoding leucine-rich repeat domain-containing protein produces the protein MKQLSVLLIGLLACLSCSTDKKDQFVDEEEVSIINSLMEKHPTLQFTKTEKGTVDYIFIDSLHDGEIPLEIKKFKHLKAISLHGSLSELPPWISKLAITEVYLGKNKFKHFPKQLLEMNQLELIVLTENPISSIDDTLYFPKLEKFWMPGTKISKFPIIKQEENSPAIYFHLAETLIDSIPDEISSMKIKKIWMTDCNQLTYISPNLGQQDSLEELNFSFNAEFGTAFYNRNSIPRTIPIPEEIKHCKNLKNLDLEYNELTSIPDYVFEIPSLEILGFRGNKISEIPEKISKLQKLRRIYVTNNQLKTLPKAFGQMPNLETISVWGNAISKENLPVEMFDISREKRCSLLLNMFQDRSFEGLPVSQEQFERGYRWYGRQY
- a CDS encoding leucine-rich repeat domain-containing protein; translated protein: MMNKVIYLVFVLFTIFTSACNSEKKRTISKEVYEKELKAIKAIKERHPLADFEKNEDGLVRLVAIDSLSNGEIPVELLAFSKLKVLLLLHGDNLSELPDWICNLPLSKFFLSENNFKHFPQQLLKMQQLEVIDLADNPISVIQTPLNFPKLKKLYLQKTKITKFPIIKQDPNSPAIEFFLSKNSIDSIPDEISTMKIKKIWMTDCNHLSYISPNLGKQDSLEELNFRFFASPGTGVYNPNSKPKTIPVPKEIAHCKNLKSLNLGHNKLTAIPNYVFEIETLEDLQLWGNQISEIPEKIVKLQKLRNLTMDGNELKTLPKAFGRMPNLQYINVQGNAISKENLPVEMFDISREKKCRLHLYMNYDKSFEGLPVSQEQFEKGYEWY
- a CDS encoding leucine-rich repeat domain-containing protein; the protein is MSDIKNFIIIPFILFLSCGEPEKNVDIPQDIYDKEQRVIERIQSKYGNAKIYKDDNGLVCDIYIDSLRNGEVPVDLQLFDSLKMLMLYDGEISELPEWISKLPLKSIYLPNNRFNQFPDQLLNMTLLEVIVLNDNPISSVNETLNFPKLKQFWMPGTKITKFPIIKQEPNSPSIDFHLAETPIDSIPDEISSMRIKKIWMTDCNQLTYITPNLGKQDSLEELNFRFFASPGTGVFNPNSKPKTVPVPKEIAHCKNLKSLNLGHNKLTAIPDYVFEIESLENLELWDNQISEIPEKIVKLQKLKDIYLPNNNLKTFPRSFGQMPNLETISVWGNAISKENLPVEMFDINREKKCALLLYMSNDKSYEGLPVSQEQFERGYRWYGRQY
- a CDS encoding leucine-rich repeat domain-containing protein; amino-acid sequence: MNRAKYMVFTCLMILFSSCISENKINIPQEVYDKEQKAIEIIKKLHSNASIYKDDNDLVYKVSLDSLTNGEVPTELQLFDSLKILLMDGNLSDLPNWISELRLIQIYLGDNDFESFPKQLLKMNSLEAIQLRNNPIEIIDDTLYFPNLKVLYMPVTKITKFPIIKQDPNSPAIYFHLAETAIDSIPDEISSMKIKKIWMTDCNQLTYISPNLGKQDSLEELNFSFNAEFGTAFYNRNSIPRTIPIPEEIRDCKNLKNLDLEYNELTSIPDYVFEIPSLEVLGFRGNKISEIPEKISKLQKLRRIYVTNNQLRNLPKSFGQMPNLETISVWGNAISKENLPVEMFDISREKKCYLHLYMFYDKSFEGLPVSQEQFEKGYEWY
- a CDS encoding leucine-rich repeat domain-containing protein; the protein is MSKIKYLIITLFAFFICSCNPEDKISIPPVYLEMEGNAIKAILKKIPNADIEKDENGLVNVVYFDSLNNGRLPKELLFFKKIEILLVDGTDLSALPEWISELPLRKIYLPNNNLSEFPQQLLKMKKLEGIHLGDNPISSIDFDLDLPNLKMLWMPGTKISKFPIIRQDPNSPAIDFHFKETLIDSIPDEISSMKIKKIWMTDCNKLTYISPNLGKQDSLEELNFRFFASPGTGVYNPNSKPKTVPVPKEIAHCKNLKSLNLGHNKLTAIPDYVFEIESLENLELWDNQISEIPEKIVKLQKLKDIYLPNNNLKTFPRSFGQMPNLETISVWGNAISKENLPVEMFDISREKRCSLLLNMFQDRSFEGLPVSQEQFERGYRWYGRQY